In Tenrec ecaudatus isolate mTenEca1 chromosome 4, mTenEca1.hap1, whole genome shotgun sequence, a single window of DNA contains:
- the LOC142445694 gene encoding olfactory receptor 8U3-like: MAKGNSTRVTEFIFGGFAVCREIEIILFLLILAVYTLTLVGNFGMISLIQLDSRLHTPMYFFLSNLAFVDLCYSSTIAPKFLETLLTQRRSISFHACATQLGFFLTFVISELFLLAVMAYDRYVAICNPLLYVVVMTPKVCMQLVMGPYLFSFSVALLHTIVTFQLTYCGPNIINHFYCDDIPLMALACSDTRIKEILLFIAAGFNIVCSLTTVLISYFYIVTAILRIQSTEGRCKAFSTCASHLTAVTIFYGTLTFMYLQPKSSHSLDTDKMASVFYTIVIPMLNPMIYSLRNQEVKNALRSAIGKCHPQSIKNSKN; the protein is encoded by the coding sequence ATGGCAAAAGGGAACAGCACCAGAGTCACCGAATTCATTTTTGGGGGGTTTGCAGTTTGCAGAGAGATTGAAATCATTCTCTTTCTGCTCATCTTAGCAGTATACACTCTAACTTTGGTGGGGAATTTTGGAATGATTTCTTTAATCCAATTGGACTCCAGActtcacacacccatgtacttttTCCTCAGCAACTTGGCCTTTGTGGACCTTTGCTACTCCTCAACAATAGCACCCAAGTTCCTGGAGACGCTCCTGACCCAGCGCCGGTCTATATCATTCCATGCCTGTGCAACACAACTAGGATTTTTCCTGACCTTTGTCATATCAGAGTTGTTCCTCCTGGCTGTGATGGCTTATGATCGCTATGTAGCCATCTGCAATCCTCTTCTCTATGTGGTTGTCATGACGCCAAAGGTTTGTATGCAGCTGGTAATGGGTCCCTATTTATTCAGTTTCTCTGTTGCTTTGTTACACACCATAGTCACTTTCCAGTTGACCTACTGTGGTCCCAACATCATCAATCATTTCTATTGTGATGACATCCCTTTAATGGCTCTTGCCTGCTCAGACACTCGAATCAAAGAGATTTTGCTCTTCATTGCTGCTGGATTCAATATCGTTTGCTCTTTGACTACTGttcttatttcttatttttaCATTGTGACTGCCATCttgagaatccagtccacagaaGGAAGATGCAAGGCCTTCTCAACTTGTGCCTCTCATCTTACTGCAGTGACTATATTCTATGGGACTCTGACCTTCATGTATCTGCAGCCAAAATCAAGTCATTCCCTCGACACAGACAAAATGGCCTCTGTTTTCTACACAATAGTCATCCCCATGCTGAATCCCATGATCTACAGCTTGAGAAATCAAGAGGTAAAGAATGCACTGAGAAGTGCCATTGGAAAATGCCATCCCCAGTCTATAAAAAACTCTAAAAATTAA